The Pseudomonas sp. FP2309 genome has a window encoding:
- a CDS encoding dodecin yields the protein MSDHHTYKKVELVGSSTTSIEDAINNALAEANKSIKHLEWFEVTETRGHIKDGKAAHFQVTLKVGFRIASS from the coding sequence ATGTCTGATCATCACACCTACAAGAAAGTCGAATTGGTGGGCTCTTCCACCACCAGCATCGAAGATGCGATCAACAACGCCCTGGCCGAGGCCAACAAAAGCATCAAGCATCTTGAGTGGTTTGAAGTGACCGAAACCCGTGGTCACATCAAGGACGGCAAGGCCGCGCACTTTCAGGTCACCCTCAAAGTGGGGTTCCGAATTGCCAGTAGTTAA
- a CDS encoding DUF1161 domain-containing protein, translated as MKKFLLAVGLLSIAGTALAAGKPCEELKSEIAAKIDAKGASGYSLEVVDKGASTDAQVVGTCEGGTKEIVYKRG; from the coding sequence ATGAAGAAGTTCCTGCTAGCGGTAGGTTTGTTGAGCATCGCGGGCACAGCCCTGGCGGCGGGCAAGCCTTGTGAAGAGCTTAAAAGTGAAATCGCAGCGAAGATCGATGCCAAAGGCGCGTCGGGTTATTCGCTGGAAGTCGTAGATAAAGGCGCCTCAACCGACGCCCAAGTGGTTGGCACCTGTGAAGGTGGCACCAAGGAAATCGTCTATAAGCGCGGTTAA